The Schistocerca cancellata isolate TAMUIC-IGC-003103 chromosome 4, iqSchCanc2.1, whole genome shotgun sequence genome contains a region encoding:
- the LOC126184232 gene encoding cyclin-dependent kinase 9-like gives MDNAGASGSTSPVKNFTDKFGENFVFPYCDDATKHQTVAKIGEGTYGEVFQARHKDDPNKFVALKKIFVPHEMEGFPLTALREIKLLKYLKHENVIDLIEVCQSQILLHNRRRFSFYLVLEFCEYDLADLLCNLKVHISLADIKRIMQQLLNGLYYIHIKRVVHRDLKPNNILITKDGILKLADFGLAREFSDTEYGQKQCYTSPVVALWYRPPEVLLGARHYGSALDMWGAGCLMAQLWTRRAIMRGNSEQAQLIIISKLCGSITPEVWPGVQSLPLYNKIQLPQGQRRKVKPWLRQYVNDPHACDLLDKLLVLDPSKRYDANSALDHNFFWTDPMPSDLTRLLTQHRESNFKRDYADAACYAIVPVPQNFCHT, from the exons ATGGATAATGCTGGAGCAAGTGGATCTACGAGCCCTGTGAAGAATTTTACCGATAAATTTggagaaaattttgtttttccGTACTGCGATGACGCTACAAAACACCAGACAGTGGCAAAAATAGGTGAAGGAACATACGGAGAAGTATTTCAAGCGCGACATAAGGATGATCCGAATAAATTTGTCGCACTGAAGAAAATTTTCGTGCCTCACGAAATGGAGGGATTTCCACTGACAGCACTGAGGGAAATAAAACTGCTGAAATATCTGAAGCATGAAAATGTCATCGATTTAATTGAAGTCTGCCAAAGCCAAATTCTCCTGCACAATCGACGGCGATTCTCATTTTACTTGGTGCTCGAATTTTGTGAGTATGATTTAGCTGACCTGCTGTGTAATTTGAAAGTACACATTAGTCTGGCAGATATTAAAAGAATAATGCAGCAATTGTTAAATGGGTTGTATTATATCCACATCAAGAGGGTAGTTCACAGAGATTTAAAGCCAAATAACATCCTTATTACAAAGGACGGTATCTTGAAGTTAGCCGATTTTGGTCTGGCACGAGAGTTTAGTGATACTGAATATGGACAGAAGCAGTGTTATACAAGTCCAGTTGTGGCACTGTGGTACCGGCCACCGGAGGTTCTACTTGGAGCCCGTCACTATGGGTCAGCTCTTGACATGTGGGGTGCTGGCTGCCTTATGGCTCAGTTGTGGACACGGAGAGCAATTATGAGAGGCAACAGTGAGCAGGCACAGCTAATAATAATCTCAAAGCTTTGTGGTTCTATTACTCCTGAAGTTTGGCCTGGCGTACAATCACTTCCATTGTACAACAAGATTCAGCTGCCACAGGGACAAAGACGCAAGGTGAAGCCATGGCTAAGGCAATATGTGAATGATCCACATGCATGTGATCTCTTGGATAAACTGCTAGTCCTCGACCCATCAAAGCGGTACGATGCCAACTCCGCCCTCGACCACAATTTCTTCTGGACGGATCCTATGCCAAGTGATCTTACAAGGTTGTTGACCCAACATAGAGAAAGCAACTTCAAGCGT GATTATGCTGATGCTGCCTGTTATGCAATAGTACCAGTACCTCAAAACTTCTGCCACACCTAA